In a genomic window of Streptomyces katrae:
- a CDS encoding saccharopine dehydrogenase — MAETPQLWMRSETRPTERRAPLTPDDAGLLVRQGVRITVEDSGHRVFPLDAYAAAGCRTAPAGSWAQAAPAAAYVLGLKELPPAPEALHHRHVYFGHAYKGQPQAPGLLRRFATGGGTLLDLEYLADAQGRRLAAFGYWAGYAGAALAALHARGRLTAPLVPTPRPELDARLRDAPADGLRALVIGAGGRSGRGACDALATAGIAVTRWGRGATRRLDRAALLDHDILVNAVLTTRSVPPFLTPADLETGTGRLSVIADITCDTGSELHLLPVYDRLTDWTVPVRRLRGGTRPVDVIAIDNLPSLLPAEAARAFSADLLPKLVDLHSPAPDPDWLRCRAAFTTAMEALTGSGRAA; from the coding sequence ATGGCCGAGACCCCGCAGCTGTGGATGCGCAGCGAGACCCGACCCACCGAACGGCGCGCGCCCCTGACCCCCGACGACGCCGGGCTCCTCGTCCGGCAGGGCGTGCGGATCACCGTGGAGGATTCCGGCCACCGCGTCTTCCCGCTCGACGCGTACGCCGCCGCTGGCTGCCGCACCGCCCCGGCCGGCTCCTGGGCGCAGGCCGCGCCCGCTGCGGCGTACGTCCTCGGCCTCAAGGAGCTCCCGCCCGCGCCCGAGGCCCTGCACCACCGGCACGTGTACTTCGGGCACGCCTACAAGGGCCAGCCCCAGGCGCCCGGTCTGCTGCGGCGGTTCGCCACGGGCGGCGGGACCCTGCTCGACCTGGAGTACCTGGCCGACGCCCAGGGCCGCCGGCTGGCCGCCTTCGGCTACTGGGCCGGGTACGCGGGCGCCGCGCTGGCCGCCCTGCACGCGCGCGGCCGGCTGACCGCGCCCCTGGTCCCGACGCCCCGCCCGGAACTGGACGCCCGCCTGCGGGACGCTCCGGCCGACGGGTTACGGGCCCTGGTGATCGGCGCGGGCGGCCGCAGCGGGCGCGGTGCCTGCGACGCCCTCGCCACCGCCGGGATCGCGGTCACCCGCTGGGGGCGCGGGGCCACCCGCCGGCTGGACCGGGCCGCGCTGCTGGACCACGACATCCTGGTCAACGCGGTGCTGACCACCCGGTCCGTGCCGCCCTTCCTGACCCCCGCGGACCTGGAGACCGGGACCGGCCGGCTCTCGGTGATCGCCGACATCACCTGTGACACCGGATCAGAGCTGCACCTGCTCCCGGTCTACGACCGCCTCACCGACTGGACGGTCCCGGTCCGGCGGCTGCGCGGCGGCACCCGCCCGGTCGACGTGATCGCCATCGACAACCTGCCCTCGCTGCTCCCGGCGGAGGCGGCCCGCGCCTTCTCGGCGGACCTGCTGCCCAAGCTCGTCGACCTGCACTCCCCGGCCCCGGACCCGGACTGGCTGCGCTGCCGGGCGGCCTTCACCACGGCGATGGAGGCGCTCACGGGCTCGGGCCGGGCGGCGTAG
- a CDS encoding GDSL-type esterase/lipase family protein, translated as MPPAPAVPPLSKPRTGVVPDFGVADRRSSAVIGFRKAGKDRAARRRVRRLAGAGMVVPLAAGALLVGGAGPAAAGPGTGPTAVVSMGDSYISGEAGRWKGNSLTNSGSRNGTDRAWVSGSTYDPAKVYGSTAGGCDRSDSAEVLSAGSVAETAVNLACSGATSQNVFRASNGGVSYKGEAPQADQLAAVAASRNVKVVALSVGGNDLGFADIIKECALDFVLWGSYCYDDQQAAVDAKIDGVMADVGKSVDEIRAVMRQAGYTDSSYRIVLQSYPSPIPRGAENRYTQSDWSRLNSGGCPFWNRDSDWARDSLVPQLANRLKQVAADKGTQFLDLRDMMQGREVCAKASKQVTSTVPASAKTSEWARWIDNNETQGPIQESMHPNYFGQLAVGRCLALAAAQPADSASSCKNTAGGDQSGMYLTSAP; from the coding sequence ATGCCACCGGCGCCGGCGGTACCCCCACTTTCCAAGCCACGCACCGGAGTTGTTCCCGACTTCGGCGTGGCCGACCGCAGGAGTTCCGCAGTGATCGGATTCCGCAAGGCCGGCAAGGACCGGGCCGCCCGGCGTCGTGTGCGGCGACTGGCCGGCGCCGGGATGGTCGTACCGCTCGCCGCCGGCGCGCTGCTCGTCGGCGGAGCCGGCCCGGCCGCCGCCGGGCCCGGGACCGGGCCGACCGCCGTCGTGTCCATGGGCGACAGCTACATCTCCGGCGAGGCCGGACGCTGGAAGGGCAACAGCCTGACCAACAGCGGGAGCAGGAACGGCACTGACCGGGCGTGGGTCAGTGGCAGCACCTACGACCCCGCGAAGGTGTACGGCAGCACGGCGGGCGGCTGCGACCGCTCCGACTCGGCCGAGGTGCTGAGCGCGGGCTCCGTCGCCGAGACGGCCGTGAACCTGGCCTGCTCGGGGGCGACCTCGCAGAACGTCTTCCGCGCCTCCAACGGCGGCGTGTCCTACAAGGGCGAGGCCCCGCAGGCCGACCAGCTGGCGGCCGTGGCCGCGAGCCGCAACGTGAAGGTCGTCGCCCTGTCCGTCGGCGGGAACGACCTGGGCTTCGCCGACATCATCAAGGAGTGCGCGCTCGACTTCGTGCTCTGGGGCTCGTACTGCTACGACGACCAGCAGGCGGCCGTCGACGCGAAGATCGACGGGGTGATGGCCGACGTCGGCAAGTCGGTGGACGAGATCCGGGCGGTGATGCGGCAGGCCGGGTACACCGACTCCTCGTACCGCATCGTGCTCCAGTCCTACCCCTCGCCGATCCCGCGCGGCGCCGAGAACCGCTACACCCAGAGCGACTGGAGCCGGCTCAACAGCGGCGGCTGTCCGTTCTGGAACCGTGATTCGGACTGGGCCCGCGACTCCCTGGTGCCGCAGCTGGCGAACCGCCTCAAGCAGGTCGCGGCGGACAAGGGCACCCAGTTCCTGGACCTGCGCGACATGATGCAGGGCCGCGAGGTCTGCGCCAAGGCCAGCAAGCAGGTCACCTCGACGGTCCCCGCGTCGGCGAAGACCAGCGAGTGGGCCCGCTGGATCGACAACAACGAGACGCAGGGCCCGATCCAGGAGTCCATGCACCCGAACTACTTCGGCCAGCTGGCCGTCGGCCGCTGCCTGGCCCTGGCCGCGGCCCAGCCCGCGGACTCGGCCTCCAGCTGCAAGAACACCGCCGGTGGCGACCAGAGCGGGATGTACCTGACATCCGCTCCGTAA
- a CDS encoding nucleotidyltransferase family protein encodes MSAAEHTSPSAPPVTTGAPPVIAGLLLAAGGGRRLGGRPKALLPYRGRPLVENAVRVLREAGCAPVHVVLGASAAEVRERADLAGCVVVDNTDWAEGMGSSLRVGLASLAGTGAGAALVSLVDQPGIGPAAVARVRAAYRSPASLVAAAYEGERGHPVLFGADRWADITATATGDQGARVHLKNHADELMLVECGDVAAAFDIDTPPDLARLD; translated from the coding sequence ATGTCAGCAGCCGAACACACGTCCCCGTCCGCTCCCCCGGTGACCACCGGCGCGCCCCCGGTGATCGCGGGCCTGCTCCTCGCGGCCGGCGGCGGCCGGCGGCTCGGGGGACGCCCCAAGGCCCTGCTCCCCTACCGCGGCCGCCCGCTGGTGGAGAACGCCGTCCGCGTGCTGCGCGAGGCGGGCTGCGCTCCGGTGCACGTGGTGCTGGGCGCCTCGGCGGCGGAGGTGCGCGAACGTGCCGACCTGGCGGGCTGCGTGGTCGTGGACAACACGGACTGGGCGGAGGGCATGGGCTCCTCCCTGCGGGTGGGCCTGGCCTCGCTGGCCGGCACGGGGGCCGGCGCGGCGCTGGTGTCCCTGGTGGACCAGCCGGGCATCGGACCGGCCGCGGTGGCCCGGGTGCGGGCCGCGTACCGGTCCCCGGCCAGCCTGGTGGCGGCCGCGTACGAGGGGGAGCGCGGGCATCCGGTGCTGTTCGGGGCGGACCGCTGGGCGGACATCACGGCGACGGCCACCGGGGACCAGGGGGCGCGGGTCCACCTGAAGAACCACGCCGACGAGCTCATGCTGGTGGAGTGCGGGGACGTCGCGGCCGCCTTCGACATCGACACCCCGCCCGACCTGGCGCGCCTCGACTGA
- the aceB gene encoding malate synthase A — translation MSAPAPSPLAIVDAEPLPRQDEVLTDAALAFVAELHRRFAPRRTELLARRGERRAEIARTSTLDFLPDTAQVREGDWKVAPAPAALNDRRVEITGPTDRKMTINALNSGAKVWLADFEDASAPTWENVVLGQLNLIDAYERRIDFTDARTGKAYALKPNDQLATVVMRPRGWHLEERHLSFEGGPASGSLVDFGLYFFHNAQRLIDLGKGPYFYLPKTESHLEARLWNDIFVFAQDYVGIPQGTVRATVLIETITAAYEMEEILFELKDHAAGLNAGRWDYLFSIVKNFRDGGEKFVLPDRNAVTMTAPFMRAYTELLVRTCHKRGAHAIGGMAAFIPSRKDAEANRIAFEKVRADKDREAADGFDGSWVAHPDLVPIAMASFDAVLGEKPNQKDRLREDVAVAPGDLIAIDSLDARPTYEGLRNAVQVGIRYIEAWLRGLGAVGIFGLMEDAATAEISRSQIWQWINAGVVFENGERATAELTRTFAAEELAAIRAEAGDEAFAAGKWQQAHDLFLKVSLDADYADFLTLPAYDQLVG, via the coding sequence ATGTCCGCACCAGCGCCGTCCCCGCTGGCCATCGTCGACGCCGAGCCCCTGCCCCGGCAGGACGAAGTCCTCACCGATGCGGCCCTCGCCTTCGTGGCCGAGCTCCACCGGCGGTTCGCCCCCCGCCGCACCGAGCTCCTCGCCCGACGCGGCGAGCGGCGCGCCGAAATCGCCCGCACCTCCACGCTCGACTTCCTCCCGGACACCGCACAGGTCCGCGAGGGCGACTGGAAGGTGGCGCCGGCCCCGGCCGCCCTCAACGACCGCCGTGTGGAGATCACCGGTCCCACCGACCGCAAGATGACCATCAACGCCCTGAACTCGGGTGCCAAGGTCTGGCTCGCCGACTTCGAGGACGCCTCGGCCCCCACCTGGGAGAACGTGGTCCTCGGCCAGCTCAACCTCATCGACGCCTACGAGCGCCGCATCGACTTCACGGACGCGCGCACCGGCAAGGCGTACGCCCTCAAGCCCAACGACCAGCTCGCCACGGTCGTCATGCGCCCGCGCGGCTGGCACCTGGAGGAGCGCCACCTCAGCTTCGAGGGCGGCCCCGCCTCCGGCTCCCTCGTGGACTTCGGCCTCTACTTCTTCCACAACGCCCAGCGGCTGATCGACCTGGGCAAGGGCCCCTACTTCTACCTCCCGAAGACGGAGTCGCATCTGGAGGCCCGCCTCTGGAACGACATCTTCGTCTTCGCCCAGGACTACGTCGGCATCCCGCAGGGCACCGTCCGCGCGACCGTCCTGATCGAGACCATCACCGCGGCCTACGAGATGGAAGAGATCCTCTTCGAGCTCAAGGACCACGCGGCGGGCCTCAACGCGGGCCGCTGGGACTACCTGTTCTCCATCGTCAAGAACTTCCGCGACGGCGGCGAGAAGTTCGTCCTGCCGGACCGCAACGCGGTCACCATGACGGCTCCCTTCATGCGCGCCTACACCGAACTGCTCGTCCGCACCTGCCACAAGCGCGGCGCGCACGCCATCGGCGGCATGGCGGCCTTCATCCCGTCCCGCAAGGACGCCGAGGCCAACCGGATCGCGTTCGAGAAGGTCCGCGCCGACAAGGACCGCGAGGCGGCCGACGGCTTCGACGGCTCCTGGGTCGCCCACCCCGACCTGGTCCCGATCGCGATGGCCTCCTTCGACGCCGTCCTGGGCGAGAAGCCCAACCAGAAGGACCGCCTCCGCGAGGACGTCGCCGTCGCCCCCGGCGACCTGATCGCGATCGACTCCCTGGACGCCCGGCCCACCTACGAGGGCCTGCGCAACGCCGTCCAGGTCGGCATCCGCTACATCGAGGCCTGGCTGCGCGGCCTGGGCGCCGTCGGCATCTTCGGCCTCATGGAGGACGCGGCCACCGCCGAGATCTCACGCTCCCAGATCTGGCAGTGGATCAACGCCGGAGTCGTCTTCGAGAACGGCGAGCGCGCCACCGCCGAACTGACCCGCACCTTCGCCGCCGAGGAACTCGCCGCGATCCGCGCCGAGGCCGGCGACGAGGCCTTCGCGGCCGGGAAGTGGCAGCAGGCCCACGACCTCTTCCTCAAGGTCTCCCTGGACGCCGACTACGCGGACTTCCTGACCCTCCCCGCGTACGACCAGCTGGTCGGCTGA
- a CDS encoding maltokinase N-terminal cap-like domain-containing protein translates to MAVIHRTTMKPGKLELIAAWLPARPWYTGTSGAPELTRAGGFRLDDPEGEVGIEFVVVTDVSGTGPVAYLVPLTYRGAPLGGAEQGLVGTSEHGVLGTRWIYDGAHDPVLTERLLALLRGDAEPQHQSLTGVPDPAVVPEAAEGALPAGAAVVAVEDGPQGTRLVVEAGGRRLGLELVRVPEDGLTGPGALGRVTAEWELPDGTRARGAVAVLREG, encoded by the coding sequence ATGGCCGTCATCCACCGCACCACCATGAAGCCCGGCAAGCTGGAGCTGATCGCCGCCTGGCTCCCGGCCCGCCCCTGGTACACCGGAACCTCCGGGGCCCCGGAGCTGACCCGGGCCGGCGGGTTCCGGCTCGACGACCCGGAGGGCGAGGTGGGCATCGAGTTCGTGGTCGTCACCGACGTCTCCGGTACCGGGCCCGTGGCCTACCTCGTTCCGCTCACCTACCGCGGGGCCCCGCTCGGAGGTGCCGAGCAGGGGCTCGTCGGCACCTCCGAGCACGGGGTCCTCGGCACCCGCTGGATCTACGACGGCGCCCACGACCCGGTGCTCACCGAGCGGCTGCTCGCCCTCCTGCGGGGCGACGCCGAACCGCAGCACCAGAGCCTGACCGGCGTCCCCGACCCGGCCGTCGTCCCCGAGGCCGCCGAGGGCGCCCTGCCGGCCGGGGCGGCGGTGGTGGCCGTGGAGGACGGGCCGCAGGGCACCCGTCTCGTGGTGGAGGCGGGCGGGCGGCGGCTCGGCCTGGAACTGGTGCGGGTGCCGGAGGACGGCCTGACCGGCCCCGGCGCGCTCGGCCGGGTCACCGCCGAGTGGGAGCTGCCCGACGGGACGCGGGCGCGCGGGGCCGTCGCCGTGCTGCGGGAAGGCTGA
- a CDS encoding ATP-binding protein, which yields MPQVVPAELSSLVGRAAEVARAVTLLATERLVTLTGPAGVGKTRIAVRAVRELCGGRGADIVWADTSRLGPSHPADLAAELGAGLEGREALLVLDGCEQLGDRAGEVVGDLLARWPGVRILATSQRTLDVAGEALLAVGPLALPAAPQDPAAPCAVADVARSAAVRLYTERARGADPRFELTEDNAGAVAALCRALDGIPGALELAAARTRGHGPAEALRRLTADPLEFLAGGAGRAGGADALRLCRLAAPGERLLWARLSVFAGSFDEAAVAEVCGFGALGPGAAARALRRLAPALLAEPGYAGRYRLPLTVRAYAARRLARDPLGDGATAVRRHHERCRITAERAAQLWRSGAQLEARALALRELPELRLAMDPRSPAGPAGALEIAVSLWFLWSACGLVEEGRGHLERALALHPQPRPARALWLAAWLVVSFGQAEAADPLLVEAWTTAVQEGEDTVLAYLAHVRGTVALWRDRPQEAADEYREALELLPVEPEYGPGRRALESGLAMALAYTDPAAVAFGAGASDGSDPWARSWAGYAQALLQRREGRPALARTWLLRSLETQFTLGDRLGQALSVELLAQLEADLGRYELAARLLGAVSGHRPASACPPRAERILRLRLSPEALRAAYAEGAVTPLRDLLPEL from the coding sequence ATGCCTCAAGTGGTGCCCGCCGAGCTGTCCAGCCTCGTCGGCCGGGCCGCCGAAGTGGCCCGCGCCGTGACCCTGCTGGCCACAGAACGCCTGGTCACGCTCACGGGACCGGCCGGAGTGGGCAAGACCAGGATCGCCGTGCGCGCCGTCCGCGAGCTCTGCGGCGGCCGCGGCGCCGACATCGTGTGGGCCGACACGTCCCGGCTGGGGCCCTCGCACCCGGCCGACCTGGCCGCCGAGCTCGGCGCGGGCCTCGAAGGGCGCGAGGCGCTGCTGGTGCTGGACGGCTGCGAGCAGCTGGGCGATCGGGCCGGGGAGGTCGTGGGGGACCTGCTCGCGCGGTGGCCGGGGGTACGGATTCTGGCCACGTCGCAGCGGACCCTCGACGTGGCGGGGGAGGCCCTGCTGGCCGTCGGCCCGCTGGCCCTGCCCGCCGCGCCGCAGGACCCCGCCGCACCGTGTGCGGTGGCCGACGTGGCCCGGTCCGCCGCCGTACGGCTCTACACGGAGCGGGCGCGGGGAGCCGACCCCCGCTTCGAGCTCACCGAGGACAACGCCGGGGCCGTCGCCGCCCTGTGCCGCGCCCTCGACGGGATCCCCGGCGCGCTGGAGCTCGCGGCCGCGCGGACCCGCGGCCACGGCCCGGCCGAGGCGCTGCGCCGGCTGACCGCCGACCCGCTGGAGTTCCTGGCCGGCGGCGCGGGCCGGGCGGGCGGGGCCGACGCGCTGCGCCTGTGCCGGCTGGCCGCCCCCGGGGAACGGCTGCTGTGGGCGCGGCTCTCGGTCTTCGCGGGCTCCTTCGACGAGGCCGCCGTCGCCGAGGTGTGCGGGTTCGGCGCGCTCGGCCCGGGGGCCGCCGCCCGGGCCCTGCGGCGGCTGGCCCCGGCGCTGCTGGCGGAGCCCGGGTACGCGGGCCGCTACCGGCTGCCGCTGACCGTACGGGCCTACGCGGCCCGGCGGCTCGCCCGCGATCCGCTCGGGGACGGGGCCACCGCCGTCCGCCGCCACCACGAGCGCTGCCGGATCACCGCCGAACGCGCCGCCCAGCTGTGGCGGTCGGGGGCGCAGCTGGAGGCCCGGGCCCTGGCCCTGCGGGAACTGCCCGAGCTGCGCCTCGCGATGGACCCGCGGTCGCCCGCCGGTCCCGCCGGCGCGCTGGAGATCGCCGTGTCGCTGTGGTTCCTCTGGTCGGCGTGCGGGCTGGTGGAGGAGGGACGCGGGCACCTGGAGCGGGCGCTGGCCCTGCACCCGCAGCCCCGGCCGGCCCGGGCCCTGTGGCTGGCGGCCTGGCTGGTGGTGAGCTTCGGCCAGGCGGAGGCGGCCGATCCGCTGCTGGTGGAGGCCTGGACCACGGCCGTGCAGGAGGGGGAGGACACCGTCCTGGCCTACCTGGCGCACGTCCGGGGCACCGTCGCCCTGTGGCGGGACCGGCCGCAGGAGGCCGCCGACGAGTACCGCGAGGCCCTCGAACTGCTGCCGGTGGAGCCCGAGTACGGGCCGGGGCGGCGGGCCCTGGAGTCGGGCCTCGCCATGGCCCTCGCGTACACCGACCCGGCGGCCGTCGCCTTCGGCGCCGGGGCGTCCGACGGCTCCGACCCCTGGGCCCGGTCCTGGGCCGGCTACGCGCAGGCCCTCCTCCAGCGCCGCGAGGGCCGCCCCGCGCTGGCCCGTACCTGGCTGCTGCGTTCCCTGGAGACCCAGTTCACGCTGGGCGACCGGCTGGGCCAGGCCCTCTCGGTGGAGCTGCTGGCCCAGCTGGAGGCCGACCTGGGACGGTACGAGCTGGCCGCCCGGCTGCTCGGCGCCGTCTCCGGACACCGCCCGGCCTCCGCCTGCCCGCCGCGCGCGGAGCGGATCCTGCGGCTGCGGCTGTCCCCGGAGGCCCTGCGGGCGGCCTACGCGGAGGGCGCCGTGACCCCGCTGCGCGACCTGCTGCCGGAGCTGTGA